In Cololabis saira isolate AMF1-May2022 chromosome 14, fColSai1.1, whole genome shotgun sequence, a single genomic region encodes these proteins:
- the bicdl2l gene encoding bicaudal-D-related protein 2-like, which yields MDYSQPFSLLNEKLRPRFTSSEKLYSSLSRVEDRQLGSPRYRSSYQRPTVLQTDLEPQLSMAEADDPGSEPEDHAGQEDLVGDDNAADLLPIEDLNLKDVPEEVLDKEDSTQCEETDGPGPGELSSEESKPAAAGEEGSPLQARYMDGTLPDLLKSGRPLSRRRTLGHYSDTIKEVRREVELSRKRSIRLKAQVDKLQESREGPGWSQHREQVTEEVLSILRLLHPLTEPESSRPEPRGGENRLDAALSQLQHVARSLAISHTTKDFKSPRGGGDDGAILQQALRDRDEAVEKKKAMEAEVLRSKTEMMTLNNHLLEAAQKRLELSLELEAWKEDFQLLLQQQLQIQQQAEQAQKKPSRLGILKRSKPATQRPPHIPVPAAPSPSTSSSQIFLTKSSDRATQSSSTPPTSGTRTWKTWDRLKKSKSHYQDTTEQDSAGRRDDGFQVVALD from the exons ATGGATTACTCTCAACCTTTCTCCCTTCTCAACGAGAAGCTGAGGCCTCGCTTCACCTCCAGCGAGAAGCTCTACTCTTCCCTCAGCAGGGTGGAGGACAGACAGCTGGGCTCACCCCGGTACAGATCCTCGTATCAGCGGCCGACTGTCCTGCAGACAGACCTGGAACCACAGCTGTCCATGGCAGAAGCAGATGACCCCGGATCTGAGCCTGAGGACCACGCAGGGCAGGAGGATCTGGTGGGAGACGACAACGCTGCTGATCTGCTGCCCATTGAGGACTTGAATTTAAAAGATGTGCCTGAAGAGGTGCTGGATAAAGAGGACAGCACTCAGTGTGAGGAGACGgacggtccaggtccaggtgagCTGAGCTCAGAGGAGAGCAAGCCAGCGGCGGCTGGGGAGGAAGGGAGCCCCCTGCAAGCCCGGTACATGGATGGAACCCTACCAGACCTGCTCAAGAGCGGCCGGCCGCTCAGCAGACGCAGGACCTTGGGTCATTACTCAGACACG atCAAAGAGGTCCGCAGGGAAGTGGAGCTGTCTCGGAAGCGAAGTATCCGGCTCAAAGCTCAGGTGGACAAACTGCAGGAGAGCAGAGAAGGCCCGGGGTGGAGCCAGCACCGAGAGCAG GTCACGGAGGAGGTTCTGTCCATCCTCAGACTGCTGCACCCGCTGACGGAGCCAGAGTCCAGCCGGCCGGAGCCCCGTGGAGGGGAGAACCGCCTGGACGCTGCCCTGTCTCAGCTGCAACACGTGGCTCGCTCACTGGCCATCAGCCACACGACCAAG GATTTCAAATCTCCAAGAGGTGGGGGGGACGACGGTGCCATCCTACAGCAGGCGCTGAGGGACAGAGACGAGGCCGTAGAGAA GAAGAAGGCGATGGAGGCCGAGGTGCTGCGGAGCAAGACGGAGATGATGACTCTGAACAACCACCTGCTGGAGGCGGCACAGAAGCGTCTGGAGCTGTCCCTGGAGCTGGAGGCCTGGAAG GAGGACTTCCAgctgctcctgcagcagcagctgcagattCAGCAGCAGGCAGAGCAGGCCCAGAAGAAGCCCTCTCGCCTGGGCATCCTGAAAAGAAGCAAACCAGCGACCCAGCGGCCCCCCCACATCCCAGTGCCAGCAGCTCCCTCTCCTTCAACCAGCTCAAGTCAAATCTTTTTGACCAAATCTTCAGATCGTGCCACTCAGTCATCCAGCACGCCTCCTACCAGCGGCACACGCACTTGGAAAACCTGGGACAGACTTAAAAAGAGCAAGAGCCATTACCAAGATACAACAGAGCAGGACTCAGCGGGGAGGAGGGACGACGGGTTCCAGGTTGTGGCTCTTGATTGA
- the abhd11 gene encoding protein ABHD11 isoform X1, with translation MSALCRLVQRGLLSGRPLCRLFSGEQDGFGVSPAVRTASSSSSVNLTYDVFDGKGESTPLVFLHGLFGSKSNFHSIAKSLVQRTGRKVLTVDARNHGSSPHNPVLTYEAMSNDLKHLLGKLHIEKCVLIGHSMGGKTAMVTALMQPQVVERLVVVDISPAQTTSRTNFRYYIQAMQQMKISSDIPRSTARRMAEDQLRSLVKEHSVRQFLLTNLVEQNGHYAWRVNLEAIAAHLDEIMSFPTFKSNYEGPTLFLGGASSAYISSDDYPEIQRLFPSADIQYIPDASHWIHADKPLDFISSISSFLQS, from the exons ATGAGTGCTCTTTGTCGCCTGGTTCAGAGGGGACTGCTGAGCGGTCGACCGCTGTGCCGTCTCTTCTCGGGAGAGCAGGATGGGTTCGGGGTGTCTCCCGCGGTCAGGACCGCCAGCTCGTCCAG TTCTGTCAACTTGACCTATGATGTCTTCGATGGGAAGGGAGAAAGTACCCCCCTGGTGTTTCTACACGGCCTTTTTGGCAGTAAATCTAACTTCCACTCAATCGCAAAGTCATTGGTGCAGCGGACAGGACGAAAG GTGTTGACTGTAGATGCCCGTAACCATGGAAGCAGCCCCCACAACCCTGTACTCACCTATGAAGCCATGAGTAATGATTTGAAACACCTCCTTGGCAAGCTGCATATTGAGAAGTGCGTTCTCATCGGCCACAGCATGGGAGGGAAGACGGCCATGGTGACGGCTCTGATGCAG CCTCAGGTAGTGGAGCGTTTGGTGGTCGTAGACATCAGTCCAGCCCAGACCACCTCACGCACCAACTTCCGCTACTACATTCAAGCCATGCAGCAGATGAAGATCTCCAGTGACATCCCTCGTTCCACCGCCAGGCGGATGGCTGAGGATCAGCTGCGAAGTCTGGTCAAG GAGCACTCGGTGCGTCAGTTCCTCCTGACTAACCTGGTGGAGCAGAACGGACACTATGCCTGGAGAGTCAACCTGGAGGCCATCGCGGCACATCTTGATGAGATCATGAGTTTCCCCACTTTTAAGTCCAACTATGAGGGACCAACACTGTTTCTGGGTGGAGCCAGTTCTGCTTATATCAG CTCCGACGATTACCCAGAAATCCAGAGGCTGTTCCCCAGTGCTGACATCCAGTACATCCCCGATGCAAGCCACTGGATACACGCAGACAAACCTTTAGATTTCATCAGCTCTATCAGTTCCTTCCTTCAGTCTTAG
- the abhd11 gene encoding protein ABHD11 isoform X2: MMSSMGREKVPPWCFYTAFLAVNLTSTQSQSHWCSGQDESQVLTVDARNHGSSPHNPVLTYEAMSNDLKHLLGKLHIEKCVLIGHSMGGKTAMVTALMQPQVVERLVVVDISPAQTTSRTNFRYYIQAMQQMKISSDIPRSTARRMAEDQLRSLVKEHSVRQFLLTNLVEQNGHYAWRVNLEAIAAHLDEIMSFPTFKSNYEGPTLFLGGASSAYISSDDYPEIQRLFPSADIQYIPDASHWIHADKPLDFISSISSFLQS; this comes from the exons ATGATGTCTTCGATGGGAAGGGAGAAAGTACCCCCCTGGTGTTTCTACACGGCCTTTTTGGCAGTAAATCTAACTTCCACTCAATCGCAAAGTCATTGGTGCAGCGGACAGGACGAAAG TCAGGTGTTGACTGTAGATGCCCGTAACCATGGAAGCAGCCCCCACAACCCTGTACTCACCTATGAAGCCATGAGTAATGATTTGAAACACCTCCTTGGCAAGCTGCATATTGAGAAGTGCGTTCTCATCGGCCACAGCATGGGAGGGAAGACGGCCATGGTGACGGCTCTGATGCAG CCTCAGGTAGTGGAGCGTTTGGTGGTCGTAGACATCAGTCCAGCCCAGACCACCTCACGCACCAACTTCCGCTACTACATTCAAGCCATGCAGCAGATGAAGATCTCCAGTGACATCCCTCGTTCCACCGCCAGGCGGATGGCTGAGGATCAGCTGCGAAGTCTGGTCAAG GAGCACTCGGTGCGTCAGTTCCTCCTGACTAACCTGGTGGAGCAGAACGGACACTATGCCTGGAGAGTCAACCTGGAGGCCATCGCGGCACATCTTGATGAGATCATGAGTTTCCCCACTTTTAAGTCCAACTATGAGGGACCAACACTGTTTCTGGGTGGAGCCAGTTCTGCTTATATCAG CTCCGACGATTACCCAGAAATCCAGAGGCTGTTCCCCAGTGCTGACATCCAGTACATCCCCGATGCAAGCCACTGGATACACGCAGACAAACCTTTAGATTTCATCAGCTCTATCAGTTCCTTCCTTCAGTCTTAG